The nucleotide window GTCAGCCTATCTGCAGGTGCCACGCGTACCGGGGGCCGGTGAACTGGCGGTGCTGTGCGGCGCCATGGTGGGGGCCGGTCTCGGGTTCCTGTGGTACAACTCCTACCCGGCCGAGGTCTTCATGGGAGATGTGGGCTCGCTCTCCCTGGGGGGGGCGCTGGGGGCGATCGCGGTCCTGACCAAGCAGGAGATCCTGCTGGTGATCGTGGGGGGGGTATTCGTAGTCGAAGCGCTGTCGGTCATCTTCCAGGTCGGCTCCTACAAGTACCGCGGCAAGCGCATATTCCGCATGGCGCCGATCCATCACCACTTCGAGCTGAAGGGGGTGGCCGAGCCCAAGATCATCGTGCGTTTCTGGATCATCACCATCATCCTGGCCCTGGTGGCGATTTCGACACTGAAGATGCGTTAAAAATCCGCCACGGGGGCGCAGAGACACAGGTTTTCATATGGAACTGAAAGATAAGAACATACTGGTGGTCGGCCTGGCAAAAACCGGCGTGGCCTGTGCGCGTTTCCTGGCGAAAAAGGGAGCCCGGGTGACCGTGACCGATATGCGCGATGAAACGGCGCTGACGGGCCAACTGGCCGAGCTGGCGGCGTATAAGGTCCGTATGGTGCTGGGGCGCCACGACCAGGCCGACTTTACCTCCAGCGACCTAATCGTGGTTTCGCCCGGCGTTCCGCAGGATCACCCGCTGCTGGCTGCAGCCACAGCCGCAGGGGTCGAGATCGTCAGCGAGATCGAGCTGGCCGGACGTTTCATCGATGTTCCGCTGGCGGCCATCACCGGCACCAACGGCAAGACCACCACCACCACCCTGCTGGGGGCGATCTTCAAGCACAACGGTTATCACACCTTTGTGGGGGGTAACATCGGCAATCCGCTGATCGAGCTGGTGGAATCCCGTCAGATGGTGGACCAGGTCGTGGCCGAAATCAGCTCCTTCCAACTGGAGTGGATCAGAACCTTCCGGCCTGCCGTGGCGGCGCTGCTCAACCTGAGCGAAGACCATCTGGACCGTTATCCCAGCTACCAGGCCTATATCGATGCCAAACTGCGCATCTTCGAGAACCAGACCGCCGAAGACTTTGCCGTGGTCAACCGCGACGACCCGCTGGTCTGGCAACATGCCCAGCACCTCAAGGCGCGGCTGTTCCCCTTCAGCCGTACCCAGGAGCTGGAGGAGGGCATCTTCTACCGCGACGGCGTGATAACCTACCGTCACGATGGACATGAGGAGTGCTTTCCCATCGCCGCTATCCGGCTGCAGGGGGTCCATAACCGGGAAAACATCATGGCGGCCCTGGCATGTGCGCTGCTTCTGGGCTGCCGCGCTGACGAGGCTTTCGAGACCGTGCTCTGCTTCGAATCACTGCATCACCGCATGGAGTTCGTGCGGGAAGTCAACGGAGTCGGCTACTACGAGGACAGCAAGGCCACCAATGTCGGCAGCGTGCAGAAGGCGCTGGAGAGCTTCGATAACATCACCCTGATTGCCGGCGGCAAGGACAAAGGGGGCTCCTATGCACCCCTGGCAGCCCTGGTGCAGGAACGGGTGCGCCACCTGGTGCTGATCGGCGAGGCTACCGACCGGATGCAGGCCGAACTGGGTCACCTTACCGATACGCTCAGGGCCGCCACTCTGGAGGATGCGGTCGCGCTGGCAGCACGGGTCACGCAAGCGGGGGGCACGGTGCTGATGTCTCCTGCCTGTTCCAGTTTCGATATGTTCAAAGATTACGAGGAGCGCGCCCAGCGCTTCATTGCAGCGGTGAACGCGCTGTAAAAGACCATGAATTGTTGCTCGGGATGCCATGAAACTGATGCTCAAAAAACTGGAGGAGTATGATCTGATCATCATGCTGATGGCGATCGCCCTGACCTGTTTCGGGGTGGTAATGGTCTACTCCGCCTCGAACATCATGGCAGACAAGCGCTTCCACGACGGCTTCTTTTTTCTGAAACGCCAGGGACTGTTTGCTCTGGTCGGGTTCACCATCATGCTGATCGTGATGCGGGTCGATTACCATCTCTGGAAGAAACTGGCCGTGCCGGCGCTGTTGATTTGCCTGGTGCTGCTGGGGATGGTGCTGATACCGGGCATCGGCGGCAAGGCCGGGGGCTCGTCGCGCTGGATCAAGCTGCCCGGTTTCAACCTGCAGCCATCCGAGATGGCCAAGCTTGCCCTGATCATGTATATGGCCTATTCCCTGGACAAGAAACAGGACAAGGTCAAATCGCTGACCTCGGGGTTTATCCCCTACATGATCGTGCTGATGTTCCTGATCGTCTTCCTGGTGCTGCAGCCCGACCTGGGTGGGGCGCTGACCCTGGCGGCGGTAGCGGTTACCATGCTGTTCGCTGCCGGTACCCGTTTGACCTATATCCTCTCCATGTTCCTGCTGGCATTGCCGCTTCTGGCCATCAAGCTCAGTCGCGGTTACCACAAGGGACGCATCGACGCCTACCTTGATCCCTGGAGCGACCCGGCCGGCAAGGGCTTCCAGATCATCCAGTCCTGGCTGGCCCTCGGCACCGGTGGCGTATTCGGACAGGGGCTGGGTGAGGGGAAGCAGAAGCTGTTCTACCTGCCCGAAGCGCACACCGATTTCATCCTCTCGGTGGTGGGCGAGGAGCTGGGATTCCTGGGAGTTGCGGTGATCATCGGCATGTTCTTTCTGCTGGTACAGCGTTCCATGCGGATTGCCGTGGCTGCGCCGGATACCTTCGGTCGCTTTCTGGCCTTGGGCATCGCCGTGTTGTTCGGCATCGAGGCCACGGTCAACATGGGGGTCGTGACCGGCCTGCTCCCCACCAAGGGGTTGGCGCTGCCGTTCATCAGTTACGGCGGCAGTTCCCTGCTGATCAGCCTGTTTGCGGTCGGCATCCTGCTCAACATTTCCTCGGGGCTGAAGATCTCCCCCATCGGCATCAAGGATGTGAAATGACAATGGCACCTATTCTCAAAGGTGGATTGATATGAGGCTAATCATTGCCGGCGGCGGCACGGGAGGACATCTGTTTCCCGGCATTGCCGTGGCCGAGGAATTTCTGTCCCGCGATCCCGCCAACCAGGTGCTGTTCGTGGGCACCGAGCGCGGCATCGAGGTCCGGGCCGTACCGGCTGCCGGCTATCGGCTGGAGCTGATCTCGGCCGCCGGCATTCGCGGCAAGGGGAGCCTCAGCAAGCTTAAAGGGACGCTGATGATGCTGTACGGCTACTCCCAGTCGCGTTCGATCCTCAAGGAGTTCCGTCCCGATCTGGTGCTGGGGGTGGGGGGCTATGCCTCGCTGCCAATGGTGCTGGCCAGCCGGGGGATGCAGATCCCGCGTTTCATTCACGAGCAGAATGCGATTCCCGGCATGACCAACAAACTGCTGGCACGGGTGGCTGATCGGGTCTTCATCACCCTGGAGGAATCTGCCCGCTATTTTCCCGAGCGCAACACGATGCTGAGCGGCAATCCGTTGCGGCGCCAGATTTTGGATCAGGCCGGGCAGTTGACCTCGGAACAGACCGGTGGTGACGGGCGATTCCGGCTGCTGGTATTCGGCGGCAGCCAGGGAGCACGCGCCATCAATCAGGCCATGACAGCGGCGCTCCCCTTTCTGGGAGATCGTGCCGACCGGATCGAGATCACGCATCAGACCGGTGAGAAGGAGGCCGGCGAGGTCGGCGAGGCCTACCGCAAAGCGGGATTCGAGGCTTCGGTAACCCCCTTCATCCATGACATGGCCTCGGCCTATCAACGGGCCGACCTGGTAATCTGCCGGGCCGGGGCAACCACCATCGCGGAATTGACCGCCTGCGGTCGCCCCGCGGTTTTCATTCCCTTCCCCCATGCGGTGGACGACCATCAGCGCCGCAACGCCGAGGCCCTGCTCAAAAAGGGGGCCGGCTTCATGTTGCTGGAACAGGAGCTGAGCGGAGAACGGCTGGCCGAGACGATCCGGGAGTTGATGGACGCCCCGGAAACCCTGCAGCATACGGGGCAAGCCGCCTTTGCCTTGGCCCGCCTGGATGCGGCACGGGTGATTGTGGACGAAATGGAGAAATACAGGGAGAAAACAGGTACAGGTAGAGATTGAGGTTTAAAATTTCTCAACCTCAATCTTAACCTCAACCTGTGAGCGTAGCGAACCAGCGACCAAAGGGAGCACACCCCATGTACGGTAAAATAGAGAAAATACATTTCGTCGGTATCGGCGGCATCGGCATGAGCGGCATCGCCGAGGTGCTGCTGAACCTGGGATACCAGGTTTCCGGCTCCGACCTGCGGCAGTCCGACACCACCGAGCGGCTGGCTGCTATCGGCGGGGAGATCTACATTGGCCACGCGCGCCAGAACCTGACCAACGTGGATGTGGTGGTGACCTCCACGGCGGTGCAGGAAGACAACCCCGAGGTGCTGGAGGCGCGGGATCGGATGATTCCGGTGATACCGCGGGCCGAGATGCTGGCCGAGCTGATGCGCATGAAGTACGGCATCGCCATTGCCGGCACCCACGGCAAGACCACCACCACTTCCATGGTGGCCACCATTCTGACCCACGGCGGCATTGACCCGACCATCGTGATCGGCGGCAAGCTCAACACCCTGGGCACCAATGCGGTGCTGGGGCAGGGCAAATTCCTGGTGGCCGAGGCGGACGAGTCGGACGGTTCCTTCCTGAAACTGTCGCCGACCATAGCCGTGGTCACCAACATCGACGCCGACCATCTCGACTTCTACACCGGCGGAATCGCCCAGATCAAAGACATCTTCGTCGATTTCATCAACAAGATCCCCTTTTACGGTCTGGCGGTTCTCTGCCTGGATGACCGCAACGTGGCCGACATCATCCCCCGGGTCAAGAAACGCTTCGTCACCTACGGGCTCTCGTCCCAGGCCGACATCCGCGCTACCCACATCAAGCTGGAGGGGGGCCGCAGCACCTTTGTGGCCCACTACAAGGGCTACCGCATGGGGGAGGTCAGCTACACCATGCCCGGTGCCCA belongs to Geobacter sp. SVR and includes:
- the ftsW gene encoding putative lipid II flippase FtsW yields the protein MKLMLKKLEEYDLIIMLMAIALTCFGVVMVYSASNIMADKRFHDGFFFLKRQGLFALVGFTIMLIVMRVDYHLWKKLAVPALLICLVLLGMVLIPGIGGKAGGSSRWIKLPGFNLQPSEMAKLALIMYMAYSLDKKQDKVKSLTSGFIPYMIVLMFLIVFLVLQPDLGGALTLAAVAVTMLFAAGTRLTYILSMFLLALPLLAIKLSRGYHKGRIDAYLDPWSDPAGKGFQIIQSWLALGTGGVFGQGLGEGKQKLFYLPEAHTDFILSVVGEELGFLGVAVIIGMFFLLVQRSMRIAVAAPDTFGRFLALGIAVLFGIEATVNMGVVTGLLPTKGLALPFISYGGSSLLISLFAVGILLNISSGLKISPIGIKDVK
- the murC gene encoding UDP-N-acetylmuramate--L-alanine ligase encodes the protein MYGKIEKIHFVGIGGIGMSGIAEVLLNLGYQVSGSDLRQSDTTERLAAIGGEIYIGHARQNLTNVDVVVTSTAVQEDNPEVLEARDRMIPVIPRAEMLAELMRMKYGIAIAGTHGKTTTTSMVATILTHGGIDPTIVIGGKLNTLGTNAVLGQGKFLVAEADESDGSFLKLSPTIAVVTNIDADHLDFYTGGIAQIKDIFVDFINKIPFYGLAVLCLDDRNVADIIPRVKKRFVTYGLSSQADIRATHIKLEGGRSTFVAHYKGYRMGEVSYTMPGAHNVLNALACIAVAMELDVPFNLIQEGFARFGGVGRRFQVKGEINDIMVVDDYGHHPAEIRATLAAAKGGWPERRLIVVFQPHRYTRTKELFDEFVKCFYDADALVLTDIYAASEQPIEGVSSETLANAIKKHGQRDVTYVADREELPRYLEGVAKPGDIVLTLGAGNLWQVGESLLKILAG
- the murG gene encoding undecaprenyldiphospho-muramoylpentapeptide beta-N-acetylglucosaminyltransferase, translated to MRLIIAGGGTGGHLFPGIAVAEEFLSRDPANQVLFVGTERGIEVRAVPAAGYRLELISAAGIRGKGSLSKLKGTLMMLYGYSQSRSILKEFRPDLVLGVGGYASLPMVLASRGMQIPRFIHEQNAIPGMTNKLLARVADRVFITLEESARYFPERNTMLSGNPLRRQILDQAGQLTSEQTGGDGRFRLLVFGGSQGARAINQAMTAALPFLGDRADRIEITHQTGEKEAGEVGEAYRKAGFEASVTPFIHDMASAYQRADLVICRAGATTIAELTACGRPAVFIPFPHAVDDHQRRNAEALLKKGAGFMLLEQELSGERLAETIRELMDAPETLQHTGQAAFALARLDAARVIVDEMEKYREKTGTGRD
- the murD gene encoding UDP-N-acetylmuramoyl-L-alanine--D-glutamate ligase, coding for MELKDKNILVVGLAKTGVACARFLAKKGARVTVTDMRDETALTGQLAELAAYKVRMVLGRHDQADFTSSDLIVVSPGVPQDHPLLAAATAAGVEIVSEIELAGRFIDVPLAAITGTNGKTTTTTLLGAIFKHNGYHTFVGGNIGNPLIELVESRQMVDQVVAEISSFQLEWIRTFRPAVAALLNLSEDHLDRYPSYQAYIDAKLRIFENQTAEDFAVVNRDDPLVWQHAQHLKARLFPFSRTQELEEGIFYRDGVITYRHDGHEECFPIAAIRLQGVHNRENIMAALACALLLGCRADEAFETVLCFESLHHRMEFVREVNGVGYYEDSKATNVGSVQKALESFDNITLIAGGKDKGGSYAPLAALVQERVRHLVLIGEATDRMQAELGHLTDTLRAATLEDAVALAARVTQAGGTVLMSPACSSFDMFKDYEERAQRFIAAVNAL